The nucleotide window CCGCAGACGGGATTCTATCACCCGCAGGCCGATGCGCTCTTCAAGTCCGTCGAGGATTACCTGCAATGGGGGGCCGGTCGCTGGAAGCAAGATGCACCGCGTATCGCCATCAATATCCACCCAGGCTTGATATCCGGGATGGAGACGCAGGTGCTCGATGCATTGGTCGCGCGCAGCGAGAGTCTCGGCCTGGTGCCAATCCCCTTCTGGCTCGATGCCGCGGACCCGGCAGCGCTGCAAAAGAGCGTCGGCTCAGCAAAACCCGATCTGCTGATCGTAGCCACCCATATGCAGAACGGCCGGGCCCGACGCGCCGAGTTTGCTGGCCTCAATATTCCCGTGATCCAGACGGTTAGCTTCCGGGAGGGCGATCCGGAAGCCTGGTCAGTTGCCGATACAGGCATGAACTCGAGGCTTGTTGCGACGTTCCTCGCGCAGCCGGAAAGCTGGGGTATCAGCGACCCCATGGTGATCGAGGCCGTCCGCAGAGGCGAGCCGGTGCCGATATCCCAGCAGGTGGATGCCTTGTTGCACAAGGCGGCGCAACTGTCCGCTCTCCGTCGCAAGCCGGCGGAGGACAAGCGGCTGGCGTTGATGTTCTGGAACTATCCGCCGGGAGAAAAAAATGTCTCGGCTTCCAATCTAAACGTTCCACGCAGCCTCGAACGCCTGACCTCATCGCTTGCATCGGCCGGCTACAACGTACCTGCCGCGGACGAGGCACGGTTTGTCAAATCTGCCCAGGCGATGATGGGCGCCCTGTATCATCCGGAACGGCTGCCCGCTTTGCGCGACGAAGGCCTCGCCGCCACCCTGCCACTCGCCCGCTATCGCGCATGGCTGGACGAATTACCGCAGAGGCGCCGCGAAGAACTGCTGGCGCGCTGGGGCGATCCAGGCGCTCAACCCGACGTCATCGAGATCGCAGGCGAAAAGCATTTCGTCATTCCGCGCCTTGCGCTCGGCAATCTTGTCATTATGCCGCAGCCGCCCCGTAGCGGGCAGCCGGGCGCCGACTATCACGACACCAAACAACCGCCCGGGCACCTCTATCTCGCTACATATCTTTATCTGCGCGAAGCCCACGGCGCCGATGCGCTCATCCATTTCGGTACCCACGGCACGCAGGAATGGACACCCGGCAAGGATCGCGGATTGTCCGTCGACGATTATCCCTATCTCGCCGTCGGCGCCCTGCCGGTGTTCTATCCCTACATCCAGGACAATGTTGCGGAAGCGATCCAGGCCAAACGCCGAGGCCGCGCCGTGACGGTCAGCCATCAGACACCACCCTTCTCGCCGGCCGGTCTCTACGACGAGCTGCGCGACCTGCATGCCAAGATCCACGAACATGCGCAGCTCGACGAAGGCGCGGTCCGCGACCGGGTCGCGGCCCAGCTTCGCAAGACCGTGCTGGCCGCCAACATGCACCGCGATATGGGATGGAGCGAGCAGCGAATGCAGGACGACTTTGCCGCCTTCCTCGCAGAACTGCACGATCATGTGCACGCGCTCGCCGACCATGCCATGCCGCACGGCCTGCATACTTTTGGTGAGCCGGCCAGCGATGAGGAACGCGTCGCGACCGTCATGCAGCAGCTCGGCACACCGTTCTATCGGAAGCTTGGCGCCGATCCGAAGGAGTTTTTCGCAGTCGATTCGAGCAAACTACAGGACAGCCCGCCTTACCGGCTGCTGCGACGGCATCTGAGGCAAGGCGCCTCGCTCGACGAAGTAGCGGATCCGGAACTGCGGACGATGCTTGAGCGCGCCATGGCTCTCGATCGCCACCTCGTCGAGACGGGCGAAATCGAGGCGCTGCTTGCGGGCCTTGCCGGCAGCTTCGTCGCCCCGGGTCCCGGCGGCGACCCCATCCGCAATCCCGATGTGCCCAGCGGCCGCAACCTGTTTGGATTTGAACCGGACAAGATTCCGACCAGAGAGGCCTACGAGGCAGGCGGCGTGGCGCTCACGCAGCTTCTCGATGCATATCGTGCCGAGCACGGCGGCAAAATCCCGACGAAGCTGGCCTTCAGCTTGTGGTCGGGCGAGACCATGCGTCACCTCGGGATGATGGAAGCGCAGGCGATGCATGCGCTGGGACTTCGCCCGGTCTGGGACCCGGGCGGACGTGTCGTTGCAATGGAGATCATTCCCGCTGCGGAACTCGGCCGCGCCCGCATCGACGCGGTACTGCAGGTGACCAGCGTTTATCGCGACCAGTTTGACGGCTTCATGCGGCTGCTTGCCGGCGCCATTGCGCGGCTCGGCACTCTCGACGAGGCCGGAAACACGGTTGCTCACAACACGGAAGCGATCGCCAGCAGACTGAGCGGCCAACTGGGGACAGCACGAGCGCGCCGCCTTGCGTCCATGCGAATGTTCAGCAATGCGCCCGGCGATTACGGAACAAGCCTGCCGGGCGCCATCCTAAAGTCCACCGCCTGGGAAGAGGACGCGCCGCTTGCGGAAGCGTTCCTGTCGCGGCTGCAATACGCCTATGGCGACAAGGAATGGGGAGCACAGATCGAGGGCGGAAACCTGTTTGCCGAGCAATTGAAGGGTACGCAAGCTGCAGTCCTTTCACGCTCCTCGAAGCTGCACGGCATCCTTTCCACCGACCACCCGTTCGAATATCTCGGCGGCTTGTCAATTGCGGTTCGACATCTCGATGGCCGCAGTCCCTCGCTCTATATCGCCAACCTGCGCGAACAGAACTCCCGCATCACCTCAGCGGCCAGATTCCTCGCCGACGAGATGCGTTCGCGCTACCTCAACCCGCACTGGATCGAGGGAATGCGGCAGGAGGGTTATGCGGGAACACTGGAGATACTGAATGTCGTCAACAATTTCTTCGGATGGCAGGTGACCGATCCGAACACCGTGCGCGCCGATCAATGGCAGGCGATGCATGACACCTTTGTTCGCGACATCCGCAACCTGGACCTTGCTGCCTGGTTCGAGGCGCACAACCCGACCGCGCAGGCGCAGATCCTCGAACGGATGATCGAAGCGATCCGAAAAGGCTACTGGGACGCTGCCGAGCAGACCCGCAAGGAGTTAATTCAACGCTGGCAGGAGCTCGCGGCCCGTCACGGCGTCAATCTCGGCGAGCCGGAGACTATCGCCTTCATTGCAAAAACAGCGGCCGGCTTTGGCTTGAACGCCGCGGCCGGCGGCGCCGCCTCGAACCAACCGAAATCGCCGGAAGAGCCGGCGGATGGATCCGAGCCGGTTCGTGGCCCCGTCCTTCAGCCGACGCCCCCAGCGCCGGCCGGTGCCGATGTCGGCTGGCGCGCCTTGCTTGGCGCTGCATTCCTGTTTGCTTGTTTCCTTGCCGGCGCGGGCGCTCAGACGCGCGCCAACCGGCATATATCGACTTTGGGACGAGGCGCATGAAAAGTATCGATTCCACTCTGTATGTTCTTACGACGGTGTTTCTGTATCCGATCCTGGCGCTGATCCTGGCCTCCCTGATCTACGCGTGCGTCGCGCTGGGAGCGTTTGCCGCCGAGGCAGTGCAACGCGGACGCGGCCAACACCGGTCTCGCCTTTCCGCCTATCATGCGGCAACGCGCGCCGGCAGTGCCGATCTCGAACTATGGATCATGCAGCAGCTTGAGTGGCTGAGGATCGTGTCGCGCACTGCGCCGATGCTTGGACTCGTCGCGACGATGATTCCGATGGGACCGGCACTGCTCGCGCTGTCCAACAATAACGCCAGAGCCGTCGGGGAAAATCTGGCACTCGCCTTCTCGTCCGTGATCCTGGCCCTGGTAACGGCAAGCATCACCTTTGCGATCCTGACGGTACGCCGCCGCTGGCTGTTGCAGGAGTTGCGCGCTGTGGAACGCGCCCAGGAGACTGCGCCATGAGGTTCTTGTCGGAGACAGACGCGGACGATCCAATTCTTTCGGTGGTCAATCTGATCGATGTATTTCTCGTTGTCATCGCGATGTTGATGATCGTTATCGTGCAGAATCCGCTCAATCCATTCTCGAACAAGGACGTTGTCGTCGTCGAAAATCTGGGCAAGCCGGACATGCGCATCGTCGTGAAAGACGCAGAGTCGATGACGCAATATGAGACGACCGGCGAGATCGGCGAAGGGCGGGGAATGCGCGCCGGCATCACCTACCGCTTGCCGGACGGGCGGCTGATCTATGTGCCGGAGGAACTCGCCCATAGGCAAGACAACGCCGTCGGTAAAGATACCCGTCGTTCTGGCAGGCGACCTCGGCGTGCCAGGCGCGGTGGCCGGAACACACCTACCGGCAAGCTCGTCGGCCGCCTTCGCCCTTGTTCCGGGCGTTTTCTTAAGAGGCCACGCTCTCGCCACTCGCGCCCGTGACAGGCGGCTGGCCGCACGGATCGGACTAGATCAGAAGCAGAAGCTTCAGCGCGAAGTAGATCCACATCACGAGCAGCACCAGCGCGCCGGCAAACCACGCCAGGCTGCGCTGCTGGATGTTGTTGGTGGTGACGAAAATCCCGGCATGGGCAAATCGTGTCACCACGAACACCCAGGACATCAGCACGATGAAGAGATCGGTCCGCCGCAGCGGTAGCGCCAGCGCGATCAGGAGGTAGAACAGCAGCGGCACTTCGAACTGATTTGAGAAGCAATTGCCGATCTGGGCCACGCGGGGCGGATACTTCGGCTGTCCGAGCGCGATGTCCTTCAGGCTGGTTTCCCGGGCCTTCACCGCCTTGGTGCGGGCCGTCACCATCCAGAACATCAGGAAGAATGTGAGCCCGATCAGAACGAAGACCGGCAGCAAAACCATTTGAACCGACATGAGAATCTCCCCCGAAGCCTGCATGAGGCCTTACAGCAATAACGAGACGCCCCTCACCTGACAAATGCACTTAACCGGGCTCGCTTGAACCACAAGGAGAGGCCAGACGACCAACTATCGAGAATTCCGAAGGTTCTGGTCTCGAACCGGCCTTGGACAGCAATCCGCGAGCAGGCGATGAACATCACCTCCCCGATCCTGACCGGCGCCGGTCGCGCTGCCGAACTGCCCGGCGATTCCGTGACCTCCCTGCTCCAGGCCGTCGGATTTAGCGACGGCCCCGATGGCGGCCTTGGCATCGTCATGTCGGCATTGGCCGGCATCGCCGCGGCGCTGGCGGTGGCGATCATGCTCTCGGTCCATTTCCACAGCGGCCACCGCGGCCGCCACGATCTGGTCAAGCACGGGCTTGCCGCTTCCGCGGTGCTGGTCCTGCTCGCCTTCGCGATCTCGGACATCAGGCACGCGGCGCAGGCCTATCTCGGCCTCAATCCGGCGAAGCCCGCAGTGGAATTTGAAATCCGCCTGCCGAAGGCAACATTGACGACCGCCGCCGACATCCAGATCGAGCTGCTGACTGACCGGAACCAGAAGCTGGCAAAGGTTCAGGAGGCGCTGGCCTCGACCGCCGACGGCCGAAGCATCTTGCGCGGGACGGTGACGCTCGATTATCGCACCACCGAGCGGATGATGGTGCTGAACCTGCCCGGCCGGACCCAGAGCACGTTCCGGCTACGGCTGCCGGCGAGCCCATCGCGCTCCGACCAGTTCGGGCCGTGGCATCTGGCCGACGGCATCGTCGCCGCCAATGGCGGCACGGTGACATCGGAGATTCATGACGCCTTCGCGATCCGCTACCGCGTGCTCTGACGCCATTAAGATATAAAGATGGCGGACCGCTGGGCACATTTGCTTTGACGCCAACAACCAGCGCTCTACTGTATCCCTGACGGTCGCCGAAAAAGAGCGACCGCGGGAGGATTGCAACTTTGCGATTTCGCGATTCCGACATTGTTTTCGCTGGCGGCGCCAAGGGACAGAATATCGACATTCTCACCGCCAATCCGCTTAACTACTTCCACGTCATCAGCAATGCGGCCGAGCTGCCCAGACTTGTGATCGACGGCAAGCTGTTCCTGCCGGCCTCGAACAATCGCAAACGCAACGGAAAGCTTCCGCTGGTGATGGTGGCGCCGGGCAGCCTCGGGGTGGCGCCCTCGCACCTGGCGCATGCCGAAACGGTGGTCGGCGACGGTTTTGCGGCGTTCGTCCTCGACAGTTTCGGCGCGCGCGACGTGACCTCGACGGTTGCCAACCAGACGCAATTTTCCTTTGCCGCCAGCGCCTATGACGTGCTGGCGGCCTGGCTGGTGCTGTCGAACCATCCGGAGATCGACGCTTCCCGGATCGGCGCGCAAGGCCATAGCCGCGGGGGATCGGCCGTGCTGACGGCTGCGACGCGCCGCTTTGCCGATGCGGTGGTCGGCGCTGGCGCCGGATTCAGAAGCGTGCTCGCGGCCTATCCCTGGAGCGGCCATCAGTTCCTCGATCCATCCGTCGACGAAACCGAAATCCGCGTCATCATGGGCGATGCCGATGAATGGTGCTCGCCGATGCAGGTGCAGGGCCATTGCCAGGCGATCCGCCTCTCCGGCGGAAGAGCGACGATGCGGCTGATCGGCGGTGCGCAGCACAGTTTTGACCGCGGCACCGCGATCGAGAACGTCGCTGACGCGTCCGTCTCCCCGGCCGCGCCGACGGCCTATATCGCCAATGACGGCGCCTTCATCCATCCGCTTCAGGGCGTCGCAGAGAGCAAGCTCACCGACCGCGACCTGATGGTCTATGCGCTGAAGGCCGGCTATGGCCGCAAGGGCGCAAGAATCGGCAGCCGCGACGGCGATGCCGAATTGTTTCGGGCGGACATGCTGGCGTTTTGGCGACGGACGTTGGGGTGAGGATAGGTTGCCATCCCGAAACTGTCGTCACCCGCGAATGCGGGTGACCCAGTATTCCAGAGACGCCAGTGTCTGAATCGATAGGCCGGGGCGTACTGGGTACCCCGCCTTCGCGGGGTATGACAAGTGAGGATGGGGCGAGATTCGGATGCGTCATCCTTTCGACGTCAGGCCCGGCTATGATCGGACGAAAAGGAATACTGCATGTCCGAATTTCGCCTGACGCAAATTTCCGACACCCACCTCGCCCGCCGACTGCAGCAGCTCACCGACAATTTTCACCGCGTCAGCGAACATATCGACGCGACGCGACCCGATCTCGTCGTCAACACCGGCGATCTCGCCTTCGATGCGCCGACCAGCCCGGACGATCTCACCTTCGCAAAAGAGCTGCACGACGCGCTGCCGGTGCCGTGCCGGCATCTGCCCGGCAATCACGACGTCGGTGACAACCCGACGGCCGTCGGCGCCCCGCCGAAGCCGCCGGCCACCGAACAGGAGCGGCAGAAATATCTGGCCGTCATCGGCGAGGACCGCTGGCGTTTCGATGCGGCGGGCTGGAGCTTTATCGGGCTGAACTCGCTGATCATGAACACCGGGATCGACAGCGAGACCGAGCAGTTCGACTGGCTCGCGTCAGAACTTGCGCGCGTCAACAGCCAGCCGGTCGCGCTGTTCCTGCACAAGCCGCTGTTTCTGAATGCGCCTGATGATCCCGAGATGGCCGAAACCGCGATCCGCTACGTTCCGCAGCCGAAGCGCAAAGATCTGATCGAGCTGTTCGCCACGGTCGATCTGCGGCTGGTCGCCTCAGGCCACGTCCACCAGCGTCGCGACTTCACCTATCGTCACACGCGCCACGTCTGGGCGCCGTCGACAGGCTTCATCCTTCCCGAACGAATTCAGCCGGTCATCGGCATAAAGGAAGTCGGGCTGGTAGAGTATCATTTCCAGCCCGACGCCCTTGAAGTCCGGCACGTCAAGGCGCCGGAACAGACCGATGTTGATCTGGATTCACTGATTGGCAGGAAATCCTAGAGCAGCTCAGTATTCCCGCTCAACGTAGCCGTAGTAGGAGCCACCATCGGTCCACGGTGCTGTCGCAAAGGCACCTACGCGTGGGACCGGATGAAACCGGTTACCGTAGTAGCCGGGTCCGGGCGTCACAGTGACACCGTAACCTCCCGTCGTGTAAGCGGAGTTCGGATAGTTAAACCCGATCATGCCAGGTTCCTGATAAACAGCCTGAGCCATCGCAGGAGTGGCCAGCATCGTGGCGGCAACCAGGCCGAGCGATAGTTTCTTGCAGATCGTCATTTGGCTTCTCCATTGGATGTCGGGGCC belongs to Bradyrhizobium icense and includes:
- the cobN gene encoding cobaltochelatase subunit CobN codes for the protein MLNRIGFALSCLAIVALVGFPSPATRAQDAGASRPVSHLRVITTDFVLPGRLDKLARLAGDAGLKLDHVYVEADAGDPKAWIAGVDLVILDTPRPMDVAKVQERIRTTLTESRTPWIRVGGGPPGYGNLPPTEARRLLGYYSGGGESNLRAMFASLVAQGNSSIPAPTSIPQTGFYHPQADALFKSVEDYLQWGAGRWKQDAPRIAINIHPGLISGMETQVLDALVARSESLGLVPIPFWLDAADPAALQKSVGSAKPDLLIVATHMQNGRARRAEFAGLNIPVIQTVSFREGDPEAWSVADTGMNSRLVATFLAQPESWGISDPMVIEAVRRGEPVPISQQVDALLHKAAQLSALRRKPAEDKRLALMFWNYPPGEKNVSASNLNVPRSLERLTSSLASAGYNVPAADEARFVKSAQAMMGALYHPERLPALRDEGLAATLPLARYRAWLDELPQRRREELLARWGDPGAQPDVIEIAGEKHFVIPRLALGNLVIMPQPPRSGQPGADYHDTKQPPGHLYLATYLYLREAHGADALIHFGTHGTQEWTPGKDRGLSVDDYPYLAVGALPVFYPYIQDNVAEAIQAKRRGRAVTVSHQTPPFSPAGLYDELRDLHAKIHEHAQLDEGAVRDRVAAQLRKTVLAANMHRDMGWSEQRMQDDFAAFLAELHDHVHALADHAMPHGLHTFGEPASDEERVATVMQQLGTPFYRKLGADPKEFFAVDSSKLQDSPPYRLLRRHLRQGASLDEVADPELRTMLERAMALDRHLVETGEIEALLAGLAGSFVAPGPGGDPIRNPDVPSGRNLFGFEPDKIPTREAYEAGGVALTQLLDAYRAEHGGKIPTKLAFSLWSGETMRHLGMMEAQAMHALGLRPVWDPGGRVVAMEIIPAAELGRARIDAVLQVTSVYRDQFDGFMRLLAGAIARLGTLDEAGNTVAHNTEAIASRLSGQLGTARARRLASMRMFSNAPGDYGTSLPGAILKSTAWEEDAPLAEAFLSRLQYAYGDKEWGAQIEGGNLFAEQLKGTQAAVLSRSSKLHGILSTDHPFEYLGGLSIAVRHLDGRSPSLYIANLREQNSRITSAARFLADEMRSRYLNPHWIEGMRQEGYAGTLEILNVVNNFFGWQVTDPNTVRADQWQAMHDTFVRDIRNLDLAAWFEAHNPTAQAQILERMIEAIRKGYWDAAEQTRKELIQRWQELAARHGVNLGEPETIAFIAKTAAGFGLNAAAGGAASNQPKSPEEPADGSEPVRGPVLQPTPPAPAGADVGWRALLGAAFLFACFLAGAGAQTRANRHISTLGRGA
- a CDS encoding MotA/TolQ/ExbB proton channel family protein, which translates into the protein MKSIDSTLYVLTTVFLYPILALILASLIYACVALGAFAAEAVQRGRGQHRSRLSAYHAATRAGSADLELWIMQQLEWLRIVSRTAPMLGLVATMIPMGPALLALSNNNARAVGENLALAFSSVILALVTASITFAILTVRRRWLLQELRAVERAQETAP
- a CDS encoding DUF2149 domain-containing protein, coding for MRFLSETDADDPILSVVNLIDVFLVVIAMLMIVIVQNPLNPFSNKDVVVVENLGKPDMRIVVKDAESMTQYETTGEIGEGRGMRAGITYRLPDGRLIYVPEELAHRQDNAVGKDTRRSGRRPRRARRGGRNTPTGKLVGRLRPCSGRFLKRPRSRHSRP
- a CDS encoding MAPEG family protein, with protein sequence MSVQMVLLPVFVLIGLTFFLMFWMVTARTKAVKARETSLKDIALGQPKYPPRVAQIGNCFSNQFEVPLLFYLLIALALPLRRTDLFIVLMSWVFVVTRFAHAGIFVTTNNIQQRSLAWFAGALVLLVMWIYFALKLLLLI
- a CDS encoding acriflavin resistance protein; the encoded protein is MNITSPILTGAGRAAELPGDSVTSLLQAVGFSDGPDGGLGIVMSALAGIAAALAVAIMLSVHFHSGHRGRHDLVKHGLAASAVLVLLAFAISDIRHAAQAYLGLNPAKPAVEFEIRLPKATLTTAADIQIELLTDRNQKLAKVQEALASTADGRSILRGTVTLDYRTTERMMVLNLPGRTQSTFRLRLPASPSRSDQFGPWHLADGIVAANGGTVTSEIHDAFAIRYRVL
- a CDS encoding dienelactone hydrolase family protein, translated to MRFRDSDIVFAGGAKGQNIDILTANPLNYFHVISNAAELPRLVIDGKLFLPASNNRKRNGKLPLVMVAPGSLGVAPSHLAHAETVVGDGFAAFVLDSFGARDVTSTVANQTQFSFAASAYDVLAAWLVLSNHPEIDASRIGAQGHSRGGSAVLTAATRRFADAVVGAGAGFRSVLAAYPWSGHQFLDPSVDETEIRVIMGDADEWCSPMQVQGHCQAIRLSGGRATMRLIGGAQHSFDRGTAIENVADASVSPAAPTAYIANDGAFIHPLQGVAESKLTDRDLMVYALKAGYGRKGARIGSRDGDAELFRADMLAFWRRTLG
- a CDS encoding metallophosphoesterase family protein — encoded protein: MSEFRLTQISDTHLARRLQQLTDNFHRVSEHIDATRPDLVVNTGDLAFDAPTSPDDLTFAKELHDALPVPCRHLPGNHDVGDNPTAVGAPPKPPATEQERQKYLAVIGEDRWRFDAAGWSFIGLNSLIMNTGIDSETEQFDWLASELARVNSQPVALFLHKPLFLNAPDDPEMAETAIRYVPQPKRKDLIELFATVDLRLVASGHVHQRRDFTYRHTRHVWAPSTGFILPERIQPVIGIKEVGLVEYHFQPDALEVRHVKAPEQTDVDLDSLIGRKS